Genomic DNA from Schistocerca gregaria isolate iqSchGreg1 chromosome 4, iqSchGreg1.2, whole genome shotgun sequence:
ACACTCGTACATATTGAGAATATTTATAGTAAACTGTACAGTAAAATCAGTGATGATATTTTAATCCTAGACAAAATGGATGCCTCTGTTTTCCATATCCCAGAAATACTCCTCTCAGATATCAAACACGCCATAGACAAAATGACAAAACGAACTGCTCCAGGTAGTGATGACTTTTCAGTCTATATTTTCAAGCTCATGGATGACAAATCTATAAGGCATTTGGCTAAACTGTTATCAGATGGCTTGCAGAGTGAAAAACTACTAAGAGACTGGAATAAAGTCAAAACAATCCTAATAATTAAGAGATTGAGCACTAAACGTGACCTGCCCAACCGCTGAGCAAGTTGGGTTCCGCGCAGGGCTTAGTACAATGATCATATCCTCACTCCATGCGAAACATTTAGCAGAACAAATGAGTACCATCTACTTCTTCGCCTTGCCTTTACACATTTTGGAAAGGTATTCGATTATATCAGTCACCCTGCTGTGTTTGAGGCTCTAACAGAGCGATGAATAGAGCAGACTTATATTAAAGTTTTACACAATGTACACAGAACCTCCAAAGCGTTTGTGAATGTAGTTGAAGAAACCAATGAATTTCCCCTCGAAAAGAACGTAGAACAAAGTGAATATTTTCAGCAGTTCTCGAA
This window encodes:
- the LOC126267935 gene encoding uncharacterized protein LOC126267935, whose product is MGGLHKSQNQAKKLTNKMISLIDKRRKMKVETLADKIEYTELCETMRKTMKDDVKKFEEDMLKASLENKCSLKIAKREAMIGDNQLIVLDTGKKETLVHIENIYSKLYSKISDDILILDKMDASVFHIPEILLSDIKHAIDKMTKRTAPGSDDFSVYIFKLMDDKSIRHLAKLLSDGLQSEKLLRDWNKVKTILIIKRLSTKRDLPNR